From a region of the Candidatus Rhabdochlamydia porcellionis genome:
- a CDS encoding thiol-disulfide oxidoreductase DCC family protein, translating into MDQDLFEKSPRVFYDGSCGLCHFFVRFTLLRMQTPFLFSPIEGKTFCHLVQIKNIKTIPDSIIVYDKKQDRIYFKTEAILYILRSLGKGWKALSYLIGCIPLCITNACYDFIAKIRSKVFKKPKTICPILPKNLRKFFKE; encoded by the coding sequence ATGGATCAAGATCTATTTGAGAAATCCCCAAGAGTTTTTTATGACGGCAGTTGTGGCTTATGTCATTTTTTTGTACGCTTTACTTTATTAAGAATGCAAACGCCTTTCCTATTTTCTCCTATAGAGGGAAAAACCTTTTGCCATCTTGTTCAGATTAAAAACATAAAAACTATTCCAGATAGTATCATAGTGTATGACAAGAAGCAGGATAGAATCTATTTCAAAACAGAGGCTATTTTATATATTTTACGTTCTTTAGGAAAGGGTTGGAAAGCATTAAGCTATCTCATCGGCTGCATACCTCTTTGTATAACTAATGCTTGCTATGATTTTATTGCTAAAATAAGAAGTAAGGTTTTCAAAAAACCAAAAACGATTTGCCCTATTCTTCCAAAGAACTTAAGGAAATTTTTTAAAGAGTGA
- a CDS encoding NUDIX domain-containing protein: MSVTAIVKSLDAKKRSEAVVNTYLLLRKEKKILLSLRKNTGYYGLVSGHVEDQESASSAMIREAKEEVNIIRSESLKVVHLMHRKNQ; this comes from the coding sequence GTGAGTGTGACTGCAATTGTGAAAAGTTTAGATGCAAAAAAGAGAAGTGAGGCAGTGGTAAATACATATCTTCTTTTGAGAAAAGAGAAAAAGATTTTGCTTTCATTGAGGAAAAATACTGGATATTATGGACTTGTTTCAGGACATGTGGAAGATCAAGAATCAGCAAGCTCTGCAATGATTCGTGAAGCAAAAGAAGAGGTAAACATCATTCGTAGCGAATCGCTTAAGGTAGTCCATTTGATGCATCGTAAAAACCAATAG
- the recD gene encoding exodeoxyribonuclease V subunit alpha: MLPSKNHFSHWPLLESLLEQGIFCYLDLYFAKKMLPSGPENQALLLAILFSISRQGHLALHLEKISLQEQLRTIGLIDIPQELISSALASLPDALIDRNAQDMHKLICLDSHFLYLQKYRVQENQILSSLLHLLENKRPHYKSPKQLTNELNCEQKQAVLLALTHSFSLITGGPGTGKTFTAAQIILQACTQKDSRILLTAPTGKAVAQLENSLQKILPSLSWQSGTLHSILHKAQKQNLPLLADIILVDESSMIDASSFAKLLPLIRTDSHVILIGDQNQLPPVESGNIFADLVEIAPFLQIPLTQLKKVLRSDSPAILEFSQAICKSDIKKAIQLLQEQKIKWIDLSEGLSHEKIWDLCQKKIPPYSFNISPNPQKLIPYIDCFRLLSCMRQGPLGVDALNQFLLKKTFENTPLQNLWVFPILIQRNSPDQDLYNGDSGILVRKKTTSVIDKQLKTTDYAIFYNRQNKQEYRKIDALALPSFETGYCLSVHKSQGSECDEIVIVLPTGSSVFGREVLYTAVTRARKKACLITSMQTFIETLNHSSYKVSGLKSRIKAMKYTCPFITR, translated from the coding sequence ATGTTACCCTCTAAAAATCATTTCTCCCATTGGCCTCTTCTTGAATCTCTTTTGGAACAAGGTATTTTCTGTTATTTAGACTTATACTTTGCAAAAAAAATGCTTCCATCTGGGCCTGAAAATCAAGCTCTTTTACTTGCCATTCTCTTTTCTATTTCTCGTCAAGGTCACCTAGCTCTACATCTAGAAAAGATTTCTTTACAAGAACAGCTTCGCACAATTGGCCTTATAGATATACCACAAGAACTCATTTCTTCTGCTCTAGCATCTCTTCCAGATGCATTAATCGATCGAAATGCCCAAGATATGCATAAATTGATCTGTTTAGATAGTCATTTTCTCTACTTACAAAAATATCGAGTACAAGAAAATCAAATCCTTTCTTCTTTACTCCATCTACTAGAAAACAAAAGACCTCATTACAAATCCCCTAAACAATTAACTAACGAGTTAAACTGCGAGCAAAAACAAGCGGTTCTCTTAGCTCTTACCCATTCTTTTTCTCTAATTACAGGAGGGCCAGGAACAGGAAAAACATTTACAGCAGCGCAAATTATCTTACAGGCATGTACGCAAAAAGACAGTCGCATTCTGCTTACAGCCCCCACGGGAAAAGCGGTTGCTCAACTAGAAAATAGTCTGCAAAAAATTCTGCCTTCTTTGTCTTGGCAATCTGGGACTCTCCACTCTATTCTTCACAAAGCGCAAAAACAAAATCTCCCTTTACTTGCAGATATCATTTTAGTCGATGAAAGCTCTATGATTGATGCTTCTTCATTTGCAAAACTGCTCCCACTTATACGAACAGATTCTCATGTAATTCTCATTGGAGATCAAAATCAATTACCTCCTGTGGAATCAGGCAACATTTTTGCAGATCTAGTAGAAATAGCCCCTTTCTTACAAATCCCCTTGACACAACTAAAAAAAGTTTTACGTTCAGATTCTCCTGCCATTTTAGAATTCTCACAGGCTATTTGTAAATCAGATATAAAAAAAGCTATACAATTACTACAAGAACAGAAAATCAAATGGATCGACTTAAGCGAAGGGCTGTCCCATGAAAAAATCTGGGATCTCTGTCAGAAAAAAATCCCTCCTTATAGTTTTAACATCTCTCCTAATCCACAGAAATTGATCCCTTACATCGATTGCTTTCGTCTGCTCTCTTGTATGCGCCAAGGTCCACTTGGCGTAGATGCTCTCAATCAATTCCTGTTAAAAAAAACTTTTGAAAATACTCCCTTACAAAATCTATGGGTTTTTCCCATTCTTATTCAACGCAATAGTCCAGATCAAGATCTCTATAATGGAGATTCTGGAATCCTAGTGCGAAAAAAAACCACTTCTGTAATCGATAAACAGCTTAAAACCACCGACTATGCTATTTTTTATAACCGCCAAAACAAACAAGAATATCGTAAAATAGATGCTTTAGCATTACCTTCTTTTGAAACAGGCTATTGCCTTTCTGTTCACAAAAGCCAAGGCAGTGAGTGTGATGAAATTGTGATTGTACTTCCAACAGGCTCTTCTGTCTTTGGCAGAGAAGTTCTTTACACAGCAGTTACACGCGCTAGAAAAAAGGCCTGCTTGATTACCTCTATGCAAACATTTATAGAAACATTAAACCATAGCTCTTATAAAGTATCTGGGTTAAAAAGCCGAATAAAAGCAATGAAATACACATGTCCATTCATAACGAGATAA
- a CDS encoding UvrD-helicase domain-containing protein — protein MKEFNILDRNLSIFGPHFLEASAGTGKTFAIEHLVARLILETKDPIAMEQILIVTFTREATRELKRRIRQNLQCLYKDLREKNADLDYVKAILEKGNAALLQAQERIESALIFFDNTSIYTLHSFCYKLIQEFAFETQNGFNLNDPDEHAYLSTLQYAVKQVLRTEMKSPLYSPNQVHFLLSQYKSNPKQLLNHLIQVTKEDRKLNPFPSFLDLHQQFLCVLPALPSVCSSKFVKEVQQLSAIYKQMTDKNYIKEAEIWGKILETKTCALEEFDMLLTKNSFLEKITESNRKIRAKTIFFTYTDLFKELQNHLLPLLQQAKNPKKTFLRLCALCQEKSQLLLQKADLYFPDTIVSRVHQALIEHPELKEQIQNKFQAIIIDEFQDTDKTQWQLFHQLFTPKTQTFCLVGDPKQSIYAFRKADLYTYLSAAKIIGKDHLRYLNTNYRSSSSLIEVLNKFFTKTKNWMPIPALQSYLDVHSVHPIDLNFPYVTAPMHLFVAKATYHKKAKWPTISTENQQLFAFIAQEIKQLQVHYHTPKSKIAILVKDRYQAARVVSFLNGQGISSNFKRGIALTQSNAYFGFKEILTAVLDPTDSSKIKIALGTALIGWTKQQLLQDWKHPCFIQAKLSFQTLKTIWEEKGFSCFFYSLLHTYFDPDISLLQKLLSSKQTELYLDLTMLAKILIEQEMQGYPGISLLRALNDMQDTLKESCFATSSQQEEDSVLVMTIFMSKGLEFDAVFALSLSSRQKTPDYITIKDQLIPCNLEDPKCQLALEETDAEKMRQLYVALTRAKYHLYIPVVLDQLQTPIPLAEASPIELFLSNWLFQETNWQKTYDLIPTITQDSIASIASELQPNVTYSICAQMEPLSTFSKTVNPVLIKPEEILLNISSEHWLSFSSIAQLEKKQEKQTSIFMEEKTLCSMPLGAETGNIIHHILEQCFKLCYHCPIDSHKISLLIHSFLQNTLLKDWQQAIEQTILSILEEPLLIDQISLFLSDLTSDQMQQEMEFVFPIQEGMMKGFIDLCFEHQGKYYLLDWKTNYLGSDETDYSEEALVIEMNRCNYFLQASIYATALKKHIQLFESRPFADLFGGAIYYFVRGKKFYHFYPTLME, from the coding sequence ATGAAAGAATTTAATATCCTCGATCGCAATCTTTCTATATTCGGCCCGCATTTTTTAGAAGCTTCCGCTGGTACAGGAAAAACATTTGCCATTGAACATCTAGTTGCTAGGCTCATTCTTGAAACAAAAGACCCTATTGCCATGGAGCAAATTTTAATAGTTACTTTTACTAGAGAAGCAACCCGTGAATTAAAAAGGCGTATTCGCCAAAACCTACAGTGCCTCTATAAGGACCTCCGAGAAAAAAATGCAGATCTCGATTATGTAAAAGCCATTCTAGAAAAAGGCAACGCTGCACTTTTACAAGCGCAAGAAAGAATTGAGTCTGCTTTGATCTTTTTTGACAATACTTCTATTTATACATTGCATAGCTTTTGCTATAAACTGATTCAAGAATTTGCTTTTGAAACCCAAAATGGATTCAATCTTAATGATCCTGATGAACATGCCTATTTATCCACCTTGCAATATGCTGTGAAGCAAGTTCTACGCACAGAAATGAAAAGCCCTCTATATAGCCCCAACCAAGTGCATTTTTTACTTTCCCAATACAAATCTAATCCTAAGCAACTGCTAAATCATTTAATCCAAGTAACCAAAGAGGATAGAAAACTAAACCCTTTTCCTTCCTTCCTAGATTTGCACCAGCAATTTCTCTGTGTGCTCCCTGCATTACCTTCTGTGTGTAGTTCTAAGTTTGTAAAAGAGGTTCAACAATTATCTGCTATTTACAAACAAATGACCGATAAAAACTATATAAAAGAAGCTGAAATTTGGGGGAAAATTCTGGAAACGAAAACTTGTGCCTTAGAAGAATTTGATATGCTGCTTACAAAGAATTCTTTTTTAGAAAAAATCACCGAATCAAACCGTAAAATACGCGCTAAAACAATTTTTTTTACATATACAGATCTATTTAAAGAGCTGCAAAATCATCTTTTGCCTCTTTTACAACAAGCCAAAAACCCAAAAAAAACTTTCTTAAGACTTTGTGCTTTATGCCAAGAAAAATCCCAATTGCTTTTACAAAAAGCAGATCTGTACTTCCCTGATACAATCGTTAGCAGAGTTCATCAAGCGCTCATTGAACATCCTGAACTAAAAGAACAGATACAAAATAAATTTCAAGCAATTATCATCGATGAATTCCAAGATACAGATAAAACTCAATGGCAACTATTCCATCAACTATTCACACCAAAAACGCAAACATTTTGTCTTGTAGGAGACCCCAAACAATCCATCTACGCCTTTAGAAAGGCTGACTTATATACGTATTTATCTGCAGCAAAAATCATAGGTAAAGACCACTTACGTTACTTGAATACAAATTATCGAAGTTCTTCTTCTCTCATTGAAGTGTTAAATAAGTTTTTTACAAAAACTAAAAATTGGATGCCTATCCCTGCGCTGCAATCTTATTTAGATGTGCATTCTGTTCATCCCATCGATTTAAACTTCCCCTATGTAACAGCTCCCATGCATCTATTTGTAGCAAAAGCCACTTACCACAAAAAAGCCAAGTGGCCAACAATCTCAACGGAAAACCAACAGCTATTTGCCTTCATTGCTCAAGAAATTAAGCAATTACAAGTTCATTACCATACTCCAAAATCTAAAATCGCTATCTTAGTTAAAGATCGTTACCAAGCAGCTAGAGTGGTTTCTTTTCTGAACGGACAAGGGATTTCTTCTAACTTTAAACGAGGTATAGCTCTTACTCAATCAAATGCTTATTTTGGCTTTAAAGAAATTTTAACAGCTGTATTAGATCCAACAGATTCAAGTAAAATAAAAATCGCCTTGGGAACAGCACTCATTGGATGGACAAAACAGCAATTGCTCCAAGATTGGAAACACCCTTGTTTTATCCAAGCAAAGCTAAGTTTCCAAACTCTTAAAACCATTTGGGAAGAAAAAGGATTTAGCTGTTTTTTTTATTCCCTATTGCATACCTATTTTGATCCAGATATCTCTCTTTTGCAAAAACTTCTCTCATCTAAGCAAACAGAACTCTATTTAGATTTAACTATGCTAGCGAAAATACTCATTGAACAAGAAATGCAAGGCTACCCAGGAATTTCTCTGCTCAGAGCTTTAAACGATATGCAAGATACCTTAAAAGAGAGTTGCTTTGCAACCTCTTCTCAGCAAGAAGAGGACAGTGTACTTGTAATGACTATTTTTATGAGTAAAGGTTTAGAATTTGATGCAGTATTTGCTCTTTCTTTATCTTCTCGTCAAAAAACTCCTGACTACATCACGATTAAAGATCAATTGATTCCTTGTAACCTAGAAGATCCTAAATGCCAACTTGCCTTAGAAGAAACAGATGCAGAAAAAATGCGACAATTATATGTTGCTCTCACACGTGCAAAATATCATTTGTATATCCCTGTTGTTTTAGATCAGCTACAAACACCAATACCATTAGCAGAAGCATCTCCCATCGAATTATTTTTAAGTAATTGGCTATTCCAAGAGACGAATTGGCAAAAAACTTATGATCTGATCCCTACAATAACACAAGATTCTATTGCATCTATTGCTTCTGAATTGCAACCCAATGTCACCTATTCCATCTGCGCGCAGATGGAGCCTCTATCAACTTTTTCAAAAACAGTAAATCCTGTTCTCATAAAACCAGAAGAAATTCTACTAAACATCTCTTCTGAGCATTGGCTTTCCTTCTCTTCCATAGCCCAATTAGAAAAAAAACAAGAAAAACAAACTTCTATCTTTATGGAAGAAAAAACACTTTGTAGTATGCCGCTTGGAGCAGAAACAGGAAATATCATTCACCATATTTTAGAGCAGTGTTTTAAATTATGCTATCATTGCCCGATAGATTCTCATAAAATTTCTTTATTGATCCATTCTTTTCTACAAAACACTCTATTAAAAGATTGGCAGCAAGCGATCGAACAAACCATTCTATCCATTTTAGAAGAACCTCTTCTCATCGATCAGATTTCTCTTTTTCTCTCTGATTTGACCTCTGATCAAATGCAACAAGAAATGGAGTTTGTCTTTCCTATCCAAGAAGGGATGATGAAAGGCTTTATCGATCTGTGTTTTGAACATCAGGGGAAATATTATCTACTCGATTGGAAAACCAATTATCTAGGCTCTGATGAGACCGATTATTCCGAAGAAGCTCTTGTCATAGAAATGAACCGCTGTAATTATTTTTTGCAAGCATCTATCTATGCCACAGCTCTTAAAAAACACATACAGCTCTTTGAATCTCGCCCTTTTGCAGATCTATTTGGAGGAGCTATTTATTACTTTGTTCGAGGTAAAAAATTCTATCACTTTTATCCCACCCTTATGGAATAG
- a CDS encoding exodeoxyribonuclease V subunit gamma yields MKSCKEEISCPSTTLHCTFSQNIESLANKLKQDLIAFSTRPFSKKIIITPSQPIKDYLIDFFAKELGIVTGIQFLSLKQAINDWLFPFGKKIPDSIEISLMLEEIIEQSWQKDEKNKLYTYIACEKESKRSKRIIGLSDQLSNIFEEYGIYGLHFLPVWIKKLGWQQTLWNKIFSFQPNWTYPLEATRFLQTQNRSIFVFGFSFLPLSYLQILKQVGALFYFFSPCKLFWEDVHTDRERSYLRKKLAQRGISIEKREELNHYDTAAHPILANWGKLGRALLKNLDLFSLTSTELYELEKSNNNLQKLQEQILCFERTEPISQADSSLQLHSAPTKLREVEILFDTLTTLIKKNSIPLDQIIVLAPDITIYAPYIEMVFANHPLPYTIENVPIFSNSAAHGFLLLKRVLEENFSLNSIYALLDESIFCAKQGWNPDRSKQIKKWLEAASIRQEEEACNWDAGISRLLLGAVTLAPLDSRWPVDVIALTDIELFSDFLCAFTSLQQDLSLLRTEKMTIGSWLLYIEALLVNYFDVENVGFLQEIKQLQKRSQNLSLLRNYESIERIMDRLLRKKIKFQKTQYLRQIRFRSLQAGCIYPSQVIWMLGMEEDLIPRILQNSSLSELSQNLGLDYIPTYAEQDRYLLLEALFSVQKHLLFSYERIDSRDQKPKGCSFLIEELQACVALQITDHPNLPFDSFYFQENSQIKKSQIDYQAAMSYYFPSSQNTPFLTQDQIQPVMIPTIDVKQLYNLAKNPIRFFCQDVFQIFLGKEDPDGDFLFSNYQKAIFTREVHTKPVHELLVQLEAQGKLPLGLFKDLALKKLQLEVAQMQETLSQFDLQLDSPFSIGLSKECKKIEQLNCGNWIAPAIELSFENQKIHIIGTLTDLSTKGLISKRSNHLEGLIHIWPIYLLYLILQPQMNLKASLLSLKDGSCLPLKIKDPILVMQKYLSYFFYARQNISPLKTTWAKALLLGTRNDFEKILIDDNQLNSTRIQDPYENWLERHGFCFDAQETWNYWTPIFKDVFSEFIGFL; encoded by the coding sequence ATGAAATCTTGCAAAGAAGAGATCTCCTGCCCTTCAACAACTCTACATTGTACATTTAGCCAAAATATAGAAAGTCTTGCTAATAAGCTAAAACAAGATCTAATCGCTTTTTCGACACGTCCTTTTAGTAAAAAAATTATCATTACTCCCAGTCAACCTATTAAAGACTATCTCATTGATTTTTTTGCAAAAGAACTAGGCATTGTTACAGGTATACAATTTCTTTCTTTAAAACAAGCTATTAATGATTGGCTATTTCCTTTTGGAAAAAAAATACCGGATTCTATAGAAATTTCCCTGATGTTAGAAGAGATCATCGAACAATCTTGGCAAAAAGATGAAAAAAATAAACTATATACCTATATCGCTTGTGAAAAGGAGTCTAAAAGAAGTAAAAGAATTATAGGCCTTAGCGATCAGTTGTCTAATATATTCGAGGAATATGGTATCTATGGGTTGCATTTTTTACCTGTCTGGATCAAGAAATTAGGTTGGCAACAAACATTATGGAATAAAATATTTTCTTTTCAACCTAACTGGACTTATCCCTTAGAAGCTACTCGGTTTTTGCAAACACAAAATAGATCCATTTTCGTATTTGGGTTTTCTTTTCTTCCTCTTTCTTACTTACAAATACTCAAACAAGTTGGTGCTCTTTTTTATTTTTTTTCCCCTTGTAAGCTATTTTGGGAAGATGTTCACACAGATCGCGAAAGATCCTATTTACGAAAAAAACTAGCTCAAAGAGGAATCAGCATTGAGAAAAGAGAAGAGTTAAATCATTATGATACAGCAGCACATCCTATTCTAGCTAATTGGGGCAAGCTAGGAAGAGCTCTCTTAAAGAATCTTGATCTCTTCTCTTTAACAAGTACAGAACTCTACGAGTTAGAAAAAAGTAATAATAATCTACAAAAGTTGCAAGAACAGATTCTTTGCTTTGAGCGTACAGAGCCCATCTCCCAAGCAGATTCTTCTCTACAATTACATAGTGCACCTACAAAACTTCGCGAAGTAGAAATCCTTTTTGACACTCTCACAACCCTCATAAAAAAAAATTCTATTCCTCTTGATCAAATCATCGTATTAGCTCCTGATATAACAATATATGCTCCTTATATCGAAATGGTTTTTGCAAATCATCCACTTCCCTATACCATAGAAAATGTACCTATTTTTTCTAATAGCGCAGCTCATGGATTTCTTCTGCTAAAGAGAGTATTAGAAGAAAACTTTTCTCTAAATTCTATTTATGCTCTGTTAGATGAATCGATCTTTTGTGCAAAACAAGGATGGAATCCTGATCGGTCTAAACAAATTAAAAAATGGTTGGAAGCAGCTTCTATTCGTCAAGAAGAAGAGGCTTGCAATTGGGATGCTGGCATTTCTCGTCTCTTATTAGGCGCTGTTACTCTAGCTCCTTTAGATTCTCGTTGGCCTGTAGATGTGATTGCTCTTACCGATATAGAGCTTTTTTCTGATTTTTTATGTGCATTTACCTCTCTACAACAAGATCTATCGCTCCTGCGAACTGAAAAAATGACTATTGGATCGTGGCTACTTTATATAGAAGCCCTTTTAGTGAATTACTTTGATGTAGAAAATGTTGGATTTTTACAAGAAATCAAACAACTACAAAAAAGATCTCAAAACCTCTCTCTTTTACGCAACTACGAGAGCATAGAACGCATTATGGATCGGTTACTTCGCAAAAAAATCAAATTTCAAAAAACACAGTATTTAAGACAGATCCGCTTTCGCTCTTTACAAGCAGGTTGTATTTATCCTTCCCAAGTGATTTGGATGTTAGGAATGGAAGAGGATCTCATCCCTAGGATACTTCAAAACTCTTCTTTATCAGAGTTATCCCAAAATCTAGGGTTAGACTATATCCCTACATATGCAGAACAAGACCGCTACCTATTGCTAGAAGCGCTTTTTTCAGTTCAAAAGCACCTACTATTCAGCTATGAAAGAATAGATTCTCGAGATCAAAAACCTAAAGGATGTTCCTTTCTCATCGAAGAGCTGCAAGCCTGCGTAGCTTTACAAATCACTGATCATCCAAATCTGCCCTTTGATTCTTTCTACTTTCAAGAAAATTCTCAGATAAAAAAATCGCAAATCGATTATCAAGCTGCTATGTCTTATTATTTTCCTAGTTCACAAAATACACCTTTTCTTACACAAGATCAAATACAACCTGTAATGATTCCAACAATTGATGTAAAACAGCTGTACAATCTAGCTAAAAACCCCATTCGATTTTTCTGCCAGGATGTCTTTCAGATATTTTTAGGAAAAGAAGATCCTGATGGTGATTTTCTATTTTCTAATTATCAAAAAGCCATTTTCACTAGAGAAGTGCATACAAAGCCTGTACATGAATTGCTTGTGCAATTAGAAGCTCAAGGCAAACTTCCTCTGGGATTGTTTAAAGATCTCGCTCTGAAAAAATTACAATTAGAAGTAGCCCAAATGCAAGAAACTCTCTCTCAATTTGATCTACAGCTAGATTCTCCCTTCTCTATTGGCCTATCTAAAGAATGTAAGAAAATAGAGCAGCTCAATTGTGGCAATTGGATCGCTCCTGCTATTGAATTATCTTTTGAAAATCAAAAGATTCACATCATTGGAACTTTAACCGATCTATCGACAAAAGGACTTATTTCTAAAAGATCTAATCATTTAGAAGGTCTGATTCACATATGGCCTATTTATCTGCTTTATCTGATCCTACAACCACAAATGAACTTAAAAGCCTCTTTACTTTCTTTGAAAGACGGCTCTTGCTTACCATTGAAAATTAAAGACCCTATTTTAGTCATGCAAAAGTACCTTAGTTATTTTTTTTATGCTCGTCAAAACATTTCTCCTCTTAAAACCACTTGGGCTAAAGCTTTGCTTTTAGGAACTAGAAACGATTTCGAAAAAATTCTCATAGACGATAATCAACTAAATTCTACAAGAATACAAGACCCCTATGAAAATTGGTTAGAGCGTCATGGATTTTGTTTTGATGCCCAAGAAACCTGGAATTATTGGACTCCTATATTCAAAGATGTATTTTCTGAATTCATTGGTTTTCTATGA
- a CDS encoding MFS transporter, whose translation MRFKQLFKRIPSFSKTGHSSLACLNLAQALGVVNDNIFKFTMVFLLIETLGSIKASSILSATGAIYVIPFLLFSSYAGVLADRLSKQKLLVFMKGIEILAMGIAIIAFAARIPWLCYSLLFILAIHSAVMSPSKYGMIPELVSQHMVPRANGLITSTSYLAIIFGTFLASFLTKVTHRQFTWVACICFMIAVGGFFAALGIKKTPEQAIKIKAHPFFLKEIYCTLKIASLTPHLVTAIFSSAFFLFIGAFTQLNVIPFAIQTLHLSEIAGGYLFLVSALGIAAGAFLAGKLSKYKTSLGLSCIACLGIAVNFLFLSITTSLPLVVITLILIGAFGGLFAVPFDTFIQLNSKDERRGQMIAAANFFSFTGVFIASLLLYVFSQFLELSSANGFAAVAALTLLVFLVLISRLSEFFFSFIAKIFFFFSSPCRIEFPVLETNLSAIFILEKASFRKAFFLASKFPMMHFIFPSNKSKQPWYCRFVYSLHAAPKSLDTQELIAYAQTQLLPEKSICLFFKKIFQIPTSAIYGWIELFQTEPLVFFVRFYKEKTGWVCKLEKKD comes from the coding sequence ATGCGTTTTAAACAGCTTTTTAAAAGGATCCCCTCTTTTTCCAAAACAGGCCATTCTTCTCTGGCCTGTTTAAATTTAGCTCAAGCTCTAGGAGTTGTGAATGATAATATTTTTAAATTCACCATGGTGTTTTTACTTATTGAAACTTTAGGGTCTATAAAAGCAAGTTCTATTCTCTCAGCAACGGGGGCGATTTATGTAATCCCTTTTTTACTTTTTTCCTCTTATGCAGGAGTTTTAGCAGATCGCTTAAGCAAGCAGAAGTTGCTTGTTTTTATGAAGGGAATTGAAATTCTTGCAATGGGTATTGCTATTATTGCTTTTGCAGCAAGAATCCCTTGGCTTTGTTATAGTCTTTTATTTATTTTAGCTATTCACAGCGCTGTGATGAGTCCTTCTAAATACGGAATGATCCCAGAGCTTGTTTCCCAACACATGGTTCCTCGAGCAAATGGACTAATCACCTCAACATCTTATCTTGCTATCATTTTTGGCACTTTTTTGGCTTCTTTTTTAACAAAAGTGACCCACAGACAATTTACTTGGGTTGCTTGTATTTGTTTTATGATTGCAGTAGGAGGTTTTTTTGCTGCTTTAGGCATTAAAAAAACCCCAGAGCAAGCGATAAAAATAAAAGCGCATCCTTTTTTTTTAAAAGAAATTTATTGCACTTTGAAAATTGCTTCTTTGACGCCTCATTTAGTTACTGCAATCTTTAGTTCAGCATTTTTTTTATTTATTGGTGCGTTTACACAACTTAACGTAATTCCTTTTGCTATCCAAACCTTACACTTAAGCGAGATTGCAGGAGGTTATTTATTTCTAGTTTCTGCTTTAGGAATTGCTGCAGGAGCTTTTTTAGCAGGGAAGCTCTCCAAATATAAAACATCTTTAGGACTCTCTTGTATAGCCTGTTTGGGCATTGCTGTTAATTTTTTATTTTTATCGATTACCACAAGTTTACCTCTTGTTGTTATCACTCTAATCTTAATTGGTGCGTTTGGAGGGTTATTTGCTGTTCCCTTTGATACATTTATTCAACTCAATAGCAAAGATGAAAGAAGAGGGCAAATGATTGCAGCGGCTAATTTTTTTAGTTTCACAGGAGTATTTATTGCTTCTCTTCTTCTTTATGTATTTAGTCAATTTTTAGAACTCTCTTCTGCCAATGGTTTTGCTGCTGTTGCAGCTCTTACTCTTCTGGTTTTTTTAGTATTAATTTCTCGATTGTCTGAATTTTTCTTTTCTTTTATAGCAAAAATATTTTTCTTTTTCTCTTCTCCGTGTCGTATAGAGTTTCCTGTTTTAGAGACAAATCTTTCTGCAATATTCATTTTAGAAAAAGCTTCTTTTCGCAAAGCTTTTTTTTTAGCAAGCAAGTTTCCTATGATGCATTTTATTTTTCCTTCTAATAAATCTAAACAGCCTTGGTATTGTCGCTTTGTATATTCGTTACATGCGGCTCCTAAAAGCCTAGACACACAAGAACTAATTGCTTATGCACAAACACAGCTTCTTCCAGAAAAGTCTATTTGTTTGTTTTTTAAAAAGATTTTTCAGATCCCTACATCGGCTATATATGGATGGATTGAGCTATTTCAAACTGAACCTCTGGTCTTTTTTGTTCGTTTTTACAAAGAAAAAACAGGTTGGGTTTGCAAATTAGAAAAAAAAGATTAG
- the rpsT gene encoding 30S ribosomal protein S20, with amino-acid sequence MANEKKDKKEKRPSAEKRNIQSKKRNLCNRVLKARVNSASKSLTEALAQKNVSSIQEKLNEVYSLMDKGVKQGVFKISKASRLKARLSTAAKKVSV; translated from the coding sequence ATGGCAAATGAAAAAAAAGACAAGAAAGAAAAGCGCCCTAGCGCAGAGAAACGCAATATACAAAGCAAAAAACGCAATCTATGTAATCGCGTGCTTAAAGCAAGAGTTAATAGTGCTTCAAAATCTTTGACAGAAGCTCTTGCTCAGAAAAATGTCTCCTCTATTCAAGAAAAACTTAATGAAGTTTATAGCTTGATGGATAAAGGAGTAAAACAAGGGGTGTTTAAAATCAGTAAAGCCAGTCGCCTAAAAGCTCGTTTAAGCACAGCAGCTAAAAAAGTTTCTGTATAA